From the genome of Pukyongia salina, one region includes:
- a CDS encoding tetratricopeptide repeat-containing sensor histidine kinase has protein sequence MKLWVLIAISLLLSGASTAQNPYPEIDSLLNRAEETYQVNLDTALVYVNKAYQLALVSKDTNTIAKTSVAKSFYHFTRDEPEEVEKVLKFIFENEEKVPLSNLGQAYNHMGGIYYRHKGMEDALRMYFKAVDIQEKAANTAGLARTYLNLGMIYRKLGKDELAEYFFEKSSQNASHNKNATIHDLSDSEGLTGARKQLEMTTKALTKIEDKDNSVLAAVMYSDRCNIHLDLGNYTEAIADGEKALAIMDRVNFGTNYQLTHYYIGTACVRSGRFEKAKYHLNKAIESTNILKFKAQFYEQLIEANERSGDYPAAFRASTQFSKIKDSINTIQENDRIAAITAQFETEKQAQEIEILEGDNKLKAAQLKNQRSILFATIGGVALLLTLLFFAYKNHKIKQNLQFSELTQKLLLMQLNPHFLFNALNGIQYFIKKNDTKKSTRYITNFSGLMRNILENSVEKFISIKEDHDTISDFLALQQLVHNNSFEYQVEIDENLDASNTAIPPMFTQPFVENAIIHGVSGVSEGKIIVNYRIENDRIRVDIIDNGKGIHSEKKNANSLHKSMGTSITKQRMENLLKAEKYPVELEITSQHDGKDGQGTKIILTFPLKYL, from the coding sequence ATGAAACTATGGGTGCTTATTGCTATATCCTTGTTGCTCTCAGGGGCTTCTACAGCGCAAAATCCTTACCCCGAAATTGACTCTCTTCTAAATCGGGCAGAAGAAACCTATCAGGTTAATCTCGATACTGCACTGGTCTATGTTAATAAGGCATATCAATTGGCTCTTGTCTCTAAGGACACAAACACCATAGCCAAAACGAGTGTCGCGAAAAGTTTTTACCACTTTACAAGAGATGAACCCGAAGAGGTTGAAAAAGTGCTCAAATTTATTTTCGAAAATGAGGAAAAAGTGCCTTTGTCGAACCTGGGCCAGGCCTATAATCATATGGGGGGTATTTATTATCGGCATAAAGGGATGGAGGACGCGTTGCGGATGTATTTCAAAGCCGTGGATATTCAGGAAAAGGCGGCTAATACAGCCGGCCTGGCACGCACTTATCTAAACCTGGGGATGATTTATCGAAAATTAGGGAAAGACGAACTGGCCGAGTATTTCTTTGAAAAATCTTCCCAAAATGCTTCGCATAACAAAAATGCCACAATTCACGATCTTTCAGATTCAGAGGGGTTAACAGGCGCAAGGAAGCAATTAGAGATGACCACTAAAGCCCTGACGAAAATTGAAGACAAGGATAATTCGGTTTTGGCGGCAGTTATGTACAGTGACCGATGTAATATCCATCTCGATCTGGGAAATTACACAGAAGCCATCGCCGATGGGGAAAAGGCACTTGCTATAATGGATCGGGTAAATTTCGGCACCAATTATCAACTCACACATTATTACATAGGAACAGCTTGTGTGAGATCGGGGCGGTTTGAAAAGGCAAAATATCATTTAAACAAGGCCATCGAATCTACCAACATTCTCAAGTTTAAAGCTCAGTTCTACGAACAGCTGATCGAAGCCAACGAGAGAAGCGGTGATTATCCGGCTGCATTTCGTGCATCGACACAATTCAGTAAGATCAAGGACTCCATCAACACCATTCAGGAAAATGACAGGATCGCAGCCATTACAGCACAATTTGAGACCGAAAAACAGGCACAGGAGATCGAGATTCTGGAAGGAGATAACAAATTAAAAGCAGCTCAATTAAAGAATCAAAGAAGTATACTGTTCGCCACTATAGGCGGAGTAGCCTTGCTACTTACCCTCTTGTTCTTTGCCTATAAAAACCACAAGATCAAGCAAAATTTACAGTTCTCCGAATTAACCCAAAAATTACTGTTAATGCAGCTAAATCCGCACTTTCTTTTTAATGCACTCAATGGGATACAATACTTTATTAAGAAGAATGATACCAAAAAATCCACCCGATATATTACCAATTTCAGCGGTTTGATGCGAAATATCCTGGAGAATTCGGTAGAGAAGTTCATTTCGATAAAAGAAGACCACGACACCATAAGTGATTTTTTAGCGCTTCAGCAATTGGTTCATAACAATTCCTTCGAATATCAGGTAGAGATCGATGAGAATCTGGATGCATCAAATACAGCTATCCCGCCCATGTTCACGCAGCCCTTTGTTGAAAATGCGATCATTCATGGGGTTTCAGGGGTTTCAGAAGGGAAGATAATAGTAAATTATCGTATAGAAAATGATCGAATTCGCGTTGATATTATCGACAACGGAAAAGGAATCCATTCAGAAAAGAAAAATGCAAACAGCCTGCATAAATCTATGGGTACTTCTATAACTAAACAGCGAATGGAAAACTTACTCAAAGCAGAAAAATACCCTGTTGAATTGGAAATAACTTCTCAACATGATGGGAAAGACGGGCAGGGAACAAAAATAATACTAACTTTTCCGTTGAAATATCTTTAG
- a CDS encoding LytR/AlgR family response regulator transcription factor, which yields MSQRCLLIEDDHFMAEMITDTLREHFPDLELVPVANTLSLAKEHITTHSPDLVISDINLQDEVVFTLFQQYDSIPFKIIFITSHSKYAVQAFKFSALDFLEKPFEDEALVQAVQKAIEHINMDQYNQQLKTFFHNFNPGEKKKKLVLKTLESIHIVEISDILFVKSDNNYSEFHIADGRKILVSKSLKVYDDHLQGFSFFRSHQSYLVNLDYAKTFHKQDSTLELVTGEHIAVSGAKVNALLHNLSELS from the coding sequence ATGTCGCAACGATGCCTGTTAATTGAAGACGACCATTTCATGGCCGAAATGATCACCGATACACTCCGGGAGCATTTTCCTGATCTGGAATTAGTACCGGTTGCCAATACCCTTTCGCTGGCTAAAGAACATATCACAACACACAGCCCGGACCTTGTAATCTCCGATATAAATTTACAGGATGAGGTTGTCTTTACCCTCTTTCAGCAATATGATTCTATTCCCTTTAAGATCATCTTTATTACTTCTCACAGCAAATATGCGGTTCAGGCCTTTAAATTCAGTGCGCTGGATTTCCTTGAGAAACCTTTCGAAGACGAAGCCCTGGTTCAGGCGGTACAAAAAGCGATAGAACACATCAATATGGATCAATACAATCAACAGTTAAAGACTTTCTTCCATAATTTCAACCCGGGAGAAAAGAAGAAAAAACTAGTGTTAAAAACCCTTGAATCCATTCACATTGTAGAGATCTCGGATATACTATTTGTAAAATCCGACAATAATTATTCTGAATTTCATATCGCCGACGGCCGAAAGATCCTGGTGTCTAAGTCACTAAAAGTATACGATGACCATTTACAAGGGTTTTCGTTTTTCCGAAGTCACCAATCCTATCTCGTGAATCTCGATTATGCTAAAACGTTTCATAAGCAGGACAGTACCCTTGAGCTTGTAACGGGAGAGCATATCGCTGTTTCGGGAGCTAAAGTAAATGCTCTGCTTCATAATTTAAGTGAGCTTTCCTAA
- a CDS encoding cation:proton antiporter, producing the protein MLELAGIIVLGILAQWVAWKFKIPAILPLILIGLFVGPVSTLISEDGSQWIQPIYDGKSGFFPDQNLFYFVSLAIGIILFEGGLTLRRGEVAKIGPVIGKLISLGSAVTFIGGGVAAHYIFGLDWRIAFLFSALIIVTGPTVITPILRNIPLKKDVSAVLKWEGILIDPIGALVAVLVFEFISVGGDAGYTKQALIEFGKIILIGFSFGISGGYALYYSIKKKFIPHYLLNVVSLSVVLLIFVESDVFAHESGLLAVVVMGMFLGNSDLPSLKELLYFKESLSVLLISILFILLAANISLDDLLLVYNWETAILLAVIIFVLRPMAVFLSTTGSSLKTNEKLFISWVGPRGIVAAGIASLFGTKLVEQGIPGAEYITPLVFAVVLVTVLLNAATARVFASIVGVFLKSSEGIIIIGASKVSRLIGNYLAKNNRHVVLVDTNASNIERARELGLEAINGSIYTGDLTDNIELNDVGYLLAMTGNSEINKQAIIKYRDTLGENGSFRLMSGDEMKNDIAKDVHRNEWFSLTHDYVKLSEVVSEYPSIQEFPVQSKAQFLKLLAHVEEKDNVVALFLKNEKNHIDLITDPENMEISEGCQLVYLGKPLDPEGEAKRPDKST; encoded by the coding sequence ATGCTCGAACTCGCTGGTATTATTGTATTGGGAATTTTAGCCCAGTGGGTTGCTTGGAAATTCAAAATTCCCGCCATTCTTCCTCTTATTTTGATTGGCCTGTTTGTTGGACCAGTATCAACTCTTATTTCGGAGGATGGCTCACAGTGGATACAACCTATCTACGATGGGAAGTCCGGCTTTTTTCCAGACCAGAACTTGTTTTATTTCGTCTCACTCGCAATTGGGATCATTCTTTTTGAAGGGGGGCTTACCCTTCGTCGTGGTGAGGTTGCAAAAATTGGCCCGGTTATCGGGAAGCTTATAAGCCTCGGCTCGGCTGTTACCTTTATTGGCGGTGGGGTTGCGGCTCACTATATCTTTGGCCTGGACTGGCGTATCGCCTTCCTGTTCTCTGCTCTTATTATCGTGACAGGACCAACTGTAATAACCCCTATTTTAAGGAATATCCCCTTGAAAAAAGATGTGTCGGCCGTTCTTAAATGGGAAGGAATACTTATAGACCCCATCGGCGCTTTGGTTGCGGTATTGGTTTTCGAATTTATTAGCGTTGGGGGAGACGCGGGATATACGAAACAAGCGTTAATAGAATTTGGGAAGATTATTCTTATCGGGTTTTCCTTCGGAATTTCAGGCGGATATGCTTTGTATTATTCCATTAAAAAGAAATTTATCCCTCATTATTTACTGAATGTGGTTTCCCTGTCCGTGGTTTTACTAATCTTTGTTGAAAGTGATGTCTTTGCTCACGAATCTGGATTACTTGCCGTTGTGGTAATGGGGATGTTCCTTGGGAACAGCGATCTTCCAAGTCTGAAGGAATTACTGTACTTTAAAGAGTCTCTAAGTGTATTGCTCATATCCATCCTGTTCATCCTGTTAGCCGCTAATATCAGCCTAGACGATCTTTTGCTGGTATACAACTGGGAAACGGCTATTCTACTAGCGGTAATTATTTTTGTTTTAAGGCCAATGGCGGTATTTCTAAGCACCACGGGCAGTTCCCTCAAGACCAACGAAAAATTGTTCATCAGTTGGGTGGGCCCACGAGGTATTGTTGCTGCGGGTATCGCATCTTTATTTGGCACTAAATTAGTGGAACAGGGCATCCCCGGCGCCGAATATATAACCCCTCTGGTATTCGCTGTTGTGCTGGTAACGGTTTTATTAAACGCAGCCACGGCGAGAGTTTTTGCCTCAATAGTAGGGGTATTTCTAAAATCTTCAGAAGGAATAATTATTATAGGCGCCTCGAAAGTCTCCAGGCTTATAGGAAATTATCTAGCCAAGAATAACAGACATGTCGTGTTGGTTGACACAAACGCCAGTAACATAGAGCGGGCCAGAGAATTGGGACTAGAGGCGATAAATGGCAGCATTTATACAGGCGATCTCACAGATAATATCGAATTGAACGATGTAGGTTATCTACTCGCCATGACTGGCAACTCCGAGATTAACAAACAAGCTATAATAAAATATAGAGATACCTTGGGTGAAAATGGTTCGTTCAGGCTTATGAGTGGTGACGAAATGAAAAATGATATTGCCAAAGATGTACATCGTAATGAGTGGTTCTCCTTAACCCATGATTATGTAAAACTTAGCGAGGTGGTTTCCGAATACCCCTCTATCCAGGAATTTCCGGTTCAATCCAAGGCGCAATTTTTAAAACTCCTGGCACACGTAGAAGAGAAAGATAATGTTGTAGCCTTATTTCTGAAAAACGAAAAGAATCATATAGACCTTATTACAGATCCGGAGAATATGGAAATTAGCGAAGGCTGCCAGTTGGTATATCTTGGCAAACCCCTGGATCCCGAAGGAGAAGCGAAGCGACCGGACAAGAGTACTTGA
- a CDS encoding MBL fold metallo-hydrolase, translated as MKLYPIETGNFKLDGGAMFGVVPKSLWSRTNPADANNMIEMAARCLLIEHGDRLTLIDTGMGNKQSDKFYSYYYRWGDFSLENSLKKYGFHTDDVTDVFMTHLHFDHCGGSVQWNKDRTGYEPAFKNATFWSNARHWDWAVNPNRRERASFLKENIIPMQESGQLKFVSDPSGDFSEAEEMDFGIFFADGHTEKQMLPQISYKGKTIVFVADLLPTAGHLPIPYVMGYDTRPLLTLPEKEKFLNAAADNNYYLFLEHDAHNEIITVKHTDKGVRLDESFTFDELFN; from the coding sequence ATGAAATTATACCCCATAGAGACAGGAAATTTTAAACTTGATGGCGGCGCCATGTTTGGTGTCGTGCCCAAGTCGTTATGGTCTCGAACTAATCCTGCCGATGCTAACAACATGATCGAGATGGCAGCGCGATGTCTACTTATAGAGCACGGTGACAGGCTTACGCTAATAGACACTGGGATGGGGAATAAGCAAAGCGATAAATTTTATAGTTATTACTACAGGTGGGGAGATTTTTCTCTCGAAAATTCCTTGAAAAAGTACGGATTTCATACAGATGATGTTACCGATGTTTTTATGACTCATCTACATTTCGATCACTGTGGCGGAAGTGTACAATGGAACAAGGACCGAACAGGTTATGAACCTGCCTTTAAAAATGCAACCTTCTGGAGTAATGCAAGACATTGGGATTGGGCCGTGAATCCAAACAGGCGTGAGAGAGCTTCTTTCCTTAAGGAAAATATAATCCCCATGCAGGAAAGCGGACAACTGAAATTCGTTTCAGATCCGAGTGGAGATTTCTCCGAGGCTGAAGAAATGGATTTCGGCATTTTCTTTGCAGATGGACATACAGAGAAACAAATGTTGCCCCAGATTTCTTATAAAGGCAAAACCATTGTTTTTGTTGCCGACCTTTTACCCACCGCGGGGCATTTGCCAATCCCATACGTAATGGGTTATGATACGCGGCCGCTGCTTACGCTTCCGGAAAAGGAAAAATTCCTGAATGCCGCGGCAGACAATAATTATTATTTATTCTTAGAGCACGATGCTCATAATGAAATTATTACTGTGAAACATACGGATAAAGGTGTCCGTCTGGACGAATCCTTTACCTTTGACGAATTATTTAATTAA
- a CDS encoding S8 family peptidase, with protein MKLTRILLVGLLSATLLTSCGNTVAPIVSTPIENIDTLPLKTAPLTEEQYKSWVAADLLSDTIPGMSVEKAYAELLKGRKGQKVIVGVIDSGVDIEHEDLKNVIWVNKDEIPGNGKDDDKNGFVDDVHGWNFLGDIVGENMEYVRYLKKLGPKFEGKTESSVSAADREDFAIYQKAKAEYEKEYQEVLANKNRYEQILAQLKPAHQAMAKKLGKEDYTQKDLTGISNPTPAEQQQIGMLSQMLNYGDTVPDVIKELNGGVEYFSGRLNTHFNMDKDFRAVLNNDPDDFSTKYYGNNDVDGPDPKEEDAKHGTHVAGIIAAQRNNGIGMNGVASNAEIMVIRTIPDGDEYDKDVALAIRYAVDNGAKVINTSFGKYFSPHPEWVREAIKYAAAKDVLIVNAAGNEGLDLDTIEVYPNDQSLTGPEIANNVLTVGALNYKYGSEMIASFSNYGKMNVDVFAPGVKIWSTTPLNTYEYLQGTSMAAPAVAGVAATIRSYYPDLSAAQVKQIIMDSGLTSKSPVILAGDASNQDNFGNVSKSGKMVNLYNALILADKMSRK; from the coding sequence ATGAAATTGACAAGAATTTTACTGGTAGGGTTGCTTTCTGCCACCCTATTGACTAGCTGTGGAAACACCGTAGCGCCAATTGTATCCACCCCCATTGAAAATATAGATACCTTACCCCTGAAAACAGCGCCTCTTACCGAGGAGCAATATAAATCCTGGGTTGCTGCCGACTTACTTTCAGACACTATTCCTGGAATGAGTGTTGAGAAAGCCTACGCAGAACTCCTGAAAGGTCGTAAAGGCCAGAAGGTAATCGTTGGGGTTATTGATAGTGGTGTCGATATAGAGCACGAGGACCTTAAAAACGTGATCTGGGTGAACAAGGATGAGATCCCCGGAAACGGAAAAGACGATGATAAGAACGGGTTTGTGGACGATGTTCACGGTTGGAATTTTCTCGGTGACATCGTGGGTGAGAACATGGAATATGTTCGATATCTCAAGAAACTAGGGCCAAAATTTGAAGGAAAAACAGAAAGTTCTGTGAGTGCAGCAGATCGTGAAGATTTCGCTATCTACCAAAAAGCGAAAGCCGAATACGAAAAAGAATATCAGGAAGTTCTGGCCAACAAAAACCGCTACGAACAAATTCTTGCACAATTGAAGCCCGCCCATCAGGCAATGGCTAAAAAATTAGGGAAGGAAGATTACACTCAGAAAGATCTTACCGGAATTAGTAACCCTACTCCGGCCGAACAACAACAAATTGGAATGCTCTCCCAAATGCTTAATTACGGTGATACTGTTCCCGATGTAATTAAGGAACTCAACGGAGGGGTTGAGTATTTTTCCGGTAGGCTGAACACACATTTCAACATGGATAAGGATTTTCGTGCCGTGTTGAATAACGACCCGGACGACTTCTCAACCAAATATTACGGAAATAACGATGTTGACGGGCCAGATCCTAAAGAAGAAGATGCGAAACACGGAACTCATGTTGCAGGAATCATTGCCGCACAACGTAATAATGGAATTGGAATGAATGGTGTGGCGTCTAATGCCGAGATCATGGTGATACGCACAATTCCCGATGGAGACGAATATGATAAAGACGTAGCGCTTGCTATTAGATATGCTGTAGACAACGGGGCGAAAGTGATCAACACAAGTTTTGGAAAATACTTTTCGCCACATCCGGAATGGGTGCGCGAGGCTATTAAGTACGCCGCTGCCAAAGATGTGTTGATAGTTAATGCAGCCGGAAATGAAGGATTAGATCTGGATACTATAGAAGTGTATCCAAACGATCAGTCACTTACAGGTCCTGAAATTGCAAATAATGTACTTACCGTAGGCGCACTAAACTATAAATACGGAAGTGAAATGATCGCAAGTTTTTCCAACTATGGCAAAATGAACGTTGATGTTTTTGCTCCCGGTGTAAAGATCTGGTCTACTACCCCCCTAAACACCTACGAGTATTTGCAGGGAACTTCAATGGCCGCTCCGGCGGTGGCAGGTGTTGCCGCAACAATCCGTTCGTATTATCCAGACCTTAGTGCAGCTCAGGTAAAACAAATAATCATGGATAGCGGTCTTACGTCAAAAAGTCCGGTGATCCTGGCAGGTGACGCGTCCAATCAGGATAACTTCGGAAATGTCTCTAAATCCGGAAAGATGGTAAACTTGTATAATGCCCTTATCCTGGCAGATAAAATGTCACGAAAATGA
- a CDS encoding M1 family metallopeptidase, with protein MKQFLLIVFLLSINISITGQNNTAYWQQHVDYSMEIDVNVETYQYKGKQTAVYTNNSPDTLNRIFYHLHFNAFQPGSEMDVRSRTIADPDSRVGDRISSLSPSEIGYLRPTKLTQDGSPLTYKVVGTVLEVRLDKPIQPGESTTFYMEWDAQVPVQIRRSGRNNRDGVAFSMTQWYPKIAEYDFEGWHADPYIGREFHGVWGNFDVKITIDADYTIGGTGYLQNAEEVGHGYGPKGLKPMKPKNGKYTWHFFAPNVHDFTWAADDEYIHDTLDGPNGVTLHFLYKNDPAVVENWKKIQPKTAELMEYFNENIGPYPYKQYSVIQGGDGGMEYGMCTLITGGARYGSLFGTTSHELAHSWFQFVLATNESKHEWMDEGFTSYISARAKAAVNDEEKENLWGGSYRGYRFLATSGTEQPMSTHADRYATNRSYSIAAYSKGAVFLAQLGYVIGEENLNKTLKRYFKEWAFKHPTPNDFIRVAEKVSGFELDWYLTDWAQTTNTIDYAVTNIAQNKDETVVSLERIGLMPMPIDLFVTFADGSSAYYYIPLQMARAEKENPYPNVKRVVAEDWAWAYPTYDLSIPGGKKVTSVQIDPSGLMADIDLENNSMVVD; from the coding sequence ATGAAGCAATTCTTATTAATTGTATTCCTGTTATCGATCAATATTTCAATAACAGGGCAAAATAATACGGCCTATTGGCAACAGCACGTGGACTATTCCATGGAGATCGATGTAAACGTAGAAACCTATCAATACAAGGGAAAGCAAACTGCGGTTTACACCAATAACTCGCCCGACACTCTTAATCGGATATTTTATCATCTTCATTTTAATGCCTTCCAACCCGGAAGTGAAATGGACGTAAGATCCAGAACAATTGCCGATCCGGATTCGAGAGTTGGTGATAGAATCTCAAGTCTTAGTCCTTCCGAAATTGGTTATTTAAGACCTACAAAACTAACCCAGGATGGTTCGCCATTAACATATAAGGTGGTAGGCACAGTTTTGGAAGTAAGGCTAGATAAACCAATTCAGCCCGGGGAAAGCACAACGTTTTATATGGAATGGGATGCCCAGGTGCCGGTTCAGATAAGGAGAAGTGGAAGAAATAATAGGGATGGGGTTGCTTTTTCCATGACGCAGTGGTATCCTAAAATTGCCGAATATGACTTCGAAGGCTGGCATGCAGATCCCTATATAGGGCGAGAGTTTCACGGCGTTTGGGGGAATTTTGATGTAAAGATCACTATCGATGCCGATTATACCATTGGTGGAACCGGCTATCTTCAAAATGCTGAGGAAGTAGGTCATGGTTACGGCCCAAAAGGTTTAAAGCCAATGAAGCCCAAAAATGGTAAATATACCTGGCATTTTTTCGCGCCAAACGTACACGATTTCACATGGGCCGCAGATGATGAGTACATTCATGATACGCTGGATGGGCCTAACGGAGTGACGCTCCACTTTTTATATAAGAATGATCCCGCAGTGGTTGAAAACTGGAAAAAGATCCAGCCGAAAACCGCAGAATTAATGGAGTATTTTAACGAAAATATTGGACCATATCCTTACAAACAATATTCCGTGATTCAAGGGGGTGATGGGGGAATGGAATATGGAATGTGTACATTGATCACAGGAGGTGCGCGCTACGGAAGTTTGTTTGGTACAACGTCTCACGAATTGGCTCATAGCTGGTTTCAATTTGTTCTGGCAACTAATGAAAGTAAACACGAATGGATGGATGAAGGGTTTACGTCCTACATTTCGGCAAGGGCCAAAGCCGCGGTAAACGATGAAGAAAAAGAAAACCTCTGGGGAGGATCATACCGTGGATACAGGTTTCTGGCTACCAGCGGAACAGAGCAACCTATGTCTACCCACGCAGATCGATATGCGACAAATCGTTCTTACTCCATTGCGGCCTATAGTAAAGGGGCAGTTTTTCTGGCTCAGTTAGGCTACGTGATCGGGGAAGAGAATTTAAATAAAACCTTAAAACGATATTTTAAGGAATGGGCGTTCAAGCACCCCACTCCTAACGATTTTATCAGGGTTGCCGAAAAGGTTTCAGGATTCGAGCTGGATTGGTACCTCACAGACTGGGCGCAAACTACCAATACGATCGATTATGCGGTGACGAATATCGCCCAGAATAAAGATGAGACGGTTGTGTCCCTCGAGCGAATTGGCCTAATGCCAATGCCAATTGATCTGTTCGTGACTTTTGCAGACGGAAGCTCGGCCTATTATTATATCCCACTACAAATGGCCAGGGCGGAGAAAGAAAACCCATATCCAAACGTAAAACGCGTAGTTGCCGAGGACTGGGCTTGGGCCTACCCCACATACGACTTATCAATCCCCGGCGGGAAAAAAGTTACATCGGTTCAGATCGATCCAAGTGGGTTGATGGCCGATATTGATTTGGAAAACAACAGTATGGTTGTAGACTAA
- the rnpA gene encoding ribonuclease P protein component, protein MRLKFPKREKLKSRKIIASLFSEGKSVSKFPVRLIYLPIEDLSLNKAAFSVPKRRFKLAVDRNRIKRLMREAYRKHKGALNSNKGGNFALLFLYIGKDDGEFGEIEKAIAALLKKLPGTN, encoded by the coding sequence ATGCGTTTGAAATTTCCGAAACGGGAAAAACTAAAAAGCCGAAAGATTATCGCTTCCTTATTTTCCGAAGGAAAATCGGTTAGCAAATTTCCTGTGCGATTGATTTATTTACCCATCGAAGATCTTTCTCTTAATAAAGCCGCGTTTTCTGTTCCGAAGCGTAGGTTCAAGCTGGCGGTAGACAGAAACAGAATAAAACGGCTAATGCGAGAGGCTTACAGGAAGCATAAAGGGGCGTTAAACTCTAATAAAGGAGGTAATTTTGCGTTGTTGTTTTTGTATATTGGTAAGGATGATGGAGAATTTGGCGAAATAGAAAAAGCAATTGCCGCTCTTCTCAAAAAGTTACCTGGGACAAACTAA
- a CDS encoding S41 family peptidase, protein MKKKIIFSVLAIGIFFTTVSFKNDFFEVAKQIEIFTTMFKELNMNYVDEVTPATLMDKAIKGMLEDLDPYTIYWNEQEVEDARIKNSGTYTGIGASVQTLADKIIVVEPFQGYPADEAGLKAGDEIIRIGNTNLSDFEDDAGELLKGAAGTTVELTYVRQGKTQTTSLVRKKVAEKAVPFFKLLDDNIGYIVLTKFNRTTTRETKAALESLKLDGAEKIILDLRGNPGGLLNEAINIVNLFVPKGEVITTTKSVIEKYNKTYSTQNEPVDTEIPLVVLVNGRSASASEIVSGGLQDLDRAVIVGARSFGKGLVQRPKKLTYGTQLKVTISRYYTPSGRCIQALDYWNRDENGDPIRLDPKEYNAFKTKGGRTVYDGGGILPDIEVETAKFSPITTALLKDNAIFDYATQYYYEHEMKDSSNFKFTDSDFQDFLQFLKKNDFSYETETEKEFAEALRRSEDDDLKKHIEGSYKQLISSIESAKEKALVDKKAEIKSLLSDEILKRFFYRDGLYNYQVKHNPEILEAIAVLKDTNKYNRILK, encoded by the coding sequence ATGAAAAAGAAGATAATCTTTTCGGTCCTGGCGATCGGCATTTTTTTCACTACTGTAAGTTTTAAGAATGATTTCTTCGAGGTCGCCAAACAAATTGAAATATTCACAACTATGTTCAAAGAACTCAATATGAACTATGTGGATGAAGTAACTCCTGCAACCCTAATGGATAAAGCTATAAAGGGCATGCTGGAGGATCTGGATCCTTATACTATCTATTGGAACGAACAGGAAGTTGAAGATGCCAGGATAAAAAATTCCGGCACCTATACGGGAATTGGAGCCTCGGTTCAAACACTTGCCGATAAGATTATTGTGGTTGAACCTTTTCAAGGTTACCCTGCAGATGAGGCCGGATTGAAAGCGGGAGACGAGATCATAAGGATAGGAAACACCAACTTGTCCGACTTCGAAGATGATGCCGGAGAACTTTTAAAAGGGGCCGCCGGGACGACCGTAGAACTTACCTATGTGCGGCAGGGGAAGACTCAAACCACTTCTTTGGTTCGAAAAAAAGTAGCAGAAAAAGCTGTTCCTTTCTTTAAATTGCTTGATGATAATATAGGCTACATCGTCCTTACCAAATTTAATCGAACCACAACCCGTGAAACAAAAGCGGCGCTCGAATCGCTTAAATTAGACGGGGCAGAGAAGATCATCCTCGACCTTAGAGGAAATCCTGGAGGCCTTTTAAATGAAGCTATAAACATTGTTAATCTTTTCGTGCCTAAAGGAGAAGTGATCACAACCACAAAATCGGTGATCGAGAAATATAATAAGACCTACAGCACACAAAATGAGCCGGTAGACACCGAAATTCCACTTGTTGTTCTGGTAAATGGTAGAAGTGCGTCTGCTAGTGAGATCGTTTCGGGGGGATTACAGGACCTGGATCGAGCTGTGATAGTAGGAGCGCGTAGTTTTGGTAAGGGCCTTGTACAGCGGCCCAAAAAACTAACCTATGGTACTCAACTAAAGGTTACCATCTCTAGATATTATACTCCCAGTGGCCGTTGTATTCAGGCGCTGGATTATTGGAATCGAGATGAAAACGGCGATCCTATTCGTCTAGACCCAAAAGAGTATAATGCTTTCAAGACCAAAGGTGGGCGAACGGTATACGACGGAGGTGGGATACTTCCTGATATCGAAGTGGAAACGGCTAAATTTAGCCCTATCACAACCGCATTATTAAAGGACAATGCTATCTTCGATTATGCTACCCAGTATTATTATGAACACGAAATGAAAGATTCTTCGAATTTTAAGTTCACCGATTCAGATTTTCAGGACTTTCTTCAATTTTTAAAGAAGAACGATTTCAGCTATGAAACCGAAACAGAGAAAGAATTCGCTGAAGCGCTGAGACGCTCAGAGGACGATGATTTAAAAAAGCATATAGAGGGGAGTTATAAACAATTGATATCGTCCATCGAATCGGCTAAGGAAAAGGCGCTGGTAGATAAGAAGGCAGAGATAAAGTCGTTGCTGTCTGACGAGATCCTCAAGCGTTTTTTCTATCGTGATGGCCTATACAATTACCAGGTAAAGCACAACCCCGAGATACTTGAAGCGATCGCGGTGTTAAAAGACACTAATAAATACAACCGTATTCTAAAATAA